One window of the Anabaena sphaerica FACHB-251 genome contains the following:
- a CDS encoding YlxR family protein: MKPNYRRCISCRRVGSKEEFWRIVRIFPSGKVQLDQGMGRSAYICPETDCLQAAQKKNRLGRSLHGTVPETLYQTLWQRLTESNPQNQI; this comes from the coding sequence ATGAAACCAAACTATCGGCGTTGTATTAGTTGTCGCCGTGTAGGATCAAAAGAAGAGTTTTGGCGCATTGTCCGCATCTTTCCATCTGGGAAGGTACAATTAGATCAGGGCATGGGGCGTTCAGCCTATATTTGTCCTGAAACTGACTGCCTGCAAGCGGCTCAGAAAAAAAATAGATTAGGGCGATCGCTACATGGAACAGTGCCAGAAACACTGTATCAGACATTGTGGCAACGTCTCACCGAAAGCAATCCCCAAAATCAAATTTAA